The following DNA comes from Allobranchiibius huperziae.
GAGCGGGCCATCGCGCGCCGCCATGCCCGGGAAGCGTACGAGGAGTTCGCCGACAAGAAGGCCGATCTCGTGAGCCGCGCTCGCACGCAACGGGAGTGGAGCTCCCAGGGTGTCCGCAACGCCATGAAGAAGTCGCCGGACAACGACAAGATCCGCCGCAAGGCGCAGACGGAGTCCTCCGAGAAGCAGGGGCAGAAGGTCCGCCAGATGGAATCGCGGATCGCGCGTCTGGAGGAGGTGGCGGAGCCGCGCAAGGAGTGGGCGCTGCAGTTCACGATCGCCGGGGCGCCGCGTTCGAGTTCGGTCGTCGCCACGCTCGACGATGCCACCGCGACCCTCGGCGACTTCACCCTCGGGCCCGTCACGCTCCAGATCAGCGCGGGCGACCGGATCGGCGTCACCGGCCCCAACGGCGCCGGCAAGTCGACCTTGCTACGGCTGCTGCTCGGACGGCTTGCTCCCACGACCGGTCGAGCGGGCCTCGGCGCCTCGGTCGCGGTGGGCGAGATCGACCAGGCCCGCACTGGACTGGCCGAGGACCTGTCCCTGGGCGATGCGTTCGAGGCCGCGATGCCTCAGATGAATCCCGCCGACATCCGCACGCTGCTCGCGAAGTTCGGTCTCAAGGCCGACCAGGTCACCAGCCTGGTCAGCCGGCTCTCACCCGGGGAGCGCACACGCGCCGCGATGGCGCTGCTGCAGGCGCGCGGGGTCAACCTCCTGGTCCTGGACGAGCCCACCAACCACCTCGACCTGCCGGCCATCGAGCAGCTCGAGCAGGCACTCGAGTCCTACGACGGAGCCCTGCTGCTCGTCTCGCACGACCGGCGACTGCTGGACAACGTCCGCCTGGACCACCGCTGGCAGGTACAGGACGGCACAGTCACGGCCCTGTAGCCGGGCTGACGCGCCGCGCGCCGACCGGCTGTGCAGGATGGATGCATGGATCCCGTGGTCGTCGTCGGTGGAGGCATCTCGGGGGTCGCGTGCGCGCGGGCGTTGACCGAGGGCGGCGCCGACGTGACGCTGCTCGACCAGGGCCGTCGCCTCGGCGGGCGGATGGCCGTGCGCACGGTCGATGGTCACGCGGTCGACACCGGCGCGTCGTATTTCACGGTGAGCGACGACCGGTTCGCCGCAGTCGTCTCCGACTGGCAGGGGCGCGGGCTCGCACGCGAGTGGACCGACACCTTCCAGGTGTACGACGACGGCGAGCGTGGCGACCCGAAGCAAGGCTCGATGCGCTGGGCGTCCCCGAGCGGGTTGCGTTCGCTCGTCGAGGATCTGGCGGCGGGTCTGCGCACGGAACAGAGCAAGGTCCAGGTCGTGACGCGGGACGAGCAGACCGGTGCCCTCGCGGTGGACGGCCGTCCGGCGGGCACGGTGGTGCTGGCGATGCCCGACCCGCAGGCGTATCGCCTGCTCGACCCGTCGCTGCACTCACGGTCGGTGCTCACCGACGACTACGCCCCGACGCTGGCGTTGCTCGCAGGGTGGGAACGCCGTTCGTGGAACCAGGGATTCGACGGTGCATTCGTCAACGGTGACCCGCATCTGACCTGGATCGCCGACGACGGCGCTCGCCGCGGCGACGGTGCTCCGGTGCTGGTCGCGCACGCGACCGAGGAACTGGCCAGGCAGCATCTCGCCGACCCGGACGCGGCCGAGCCAGTGATGCTCGCATCGCTCACCGGCCTGCTCGACATTCGTGACC
Coding sequences within:
- a CDS encoding ATP-binding cassette domain-containing protein, which translates into the protein MSASLVTKNLAGGHAHRTLFSALDLTVAPGDVVGVVGANGAGKTTLLRILAGDLEPLDGTVSTSTSDAFVGWLPQEHERIPGETIGRFVARRTGAEAATSAMERAATALGEGPASKQVDDAYAESFDRWMASGAPDLDERLPAVLADLGLDVGPDALMTSLSGGQAARAALASLMLSRFDLVMLDEPTNDLDLAGLDRLEGFVRELRAGVVLVSHDREFLSRVVTRVVELDLAQRQVAVYDGGYDAFLEERAIARRHAREAYEEFADKKADLVSRARTQREWSSQGVRNAMKKSPDNDKIRRKAQTESSEKQGQKVRQMESRIARLEEVAEPRKEWALQFTIAGAPRSSSVVATLDDATATLGDFTLGPVTLQISAGDRIGVTGPNGAGKSTLLRLLLGRLAPTTGRAGLGASVAVGEIDQARTGLAEDLSLGDAFEAAMPQMNPADIRTLLAKFGLKADQVTSLVSRLSPGERTRAAMALLQARGVNLLVLDEPTNHLDLPAIEQLEQALESYDGALLLVSHDRRLLDNVRLDHRWQVQDGTVTAL
- a CDS encoding NAD(P)/FAD-dependent oxidoreductase, whose product is MDPVVVVGGGISGVACARALTEGGADVTLLDQGRRLGGRMAVRTVDGHAVDTGASYFTVSDDRFAAVVSDWQGRGLAREWTDTFQVYDDGERGDPKQGSMRWASPSGLRSLVEDLAAGLRTEQSKVQVVTRDEQTGALAVDGRPAGTVVLAMPDPQAYRLLDPSLHSRSVLTDDYAPTLALLAGWERRSWNQGFDGAFVNGDPHLTWIADDGARRGDGAPVLVAHATEELARQHLADPDAAEPVMLASLTGLLDIRDRPTWSRVQRWSFAHPAGTREDAFHLGDDGIGFCGDSWSDKPRVEAAWLSGTQLADAILDRRR